In one window of Hyla sarda isolate aHylSar1 chromosome 1, aHylSar1.hap1, whole genome shotgun sequence DNA:
- the LOC130297319 gene encoding uncharacterized protein LOC130297319, giving the protein MFPTHLFYSFDVLLWRAQQRRSEDDETRRRCRRDWIHPITAARMTHGVHSTLYAELHQHPEKFANYLRMSVETFDNLLPRISERICCQDTHLRRSISPEERLIVTLRILASGESFSLLHFRLGISTISGVVRTTCDALWDCLLEEYLPQPSAEHWLKGVVRCPAFRSSARSVQKFITSNAVCGLPCSRPAPRDITPAPSMKIYGKGA; this is encoded by the exons ATGTTTCCCACGCACCTTTTCTACAGTTTCGATGTTCTGCTGTGGCGTGCCCAACAAAGAAGATCCGAAGATGATGAGACACGGCGCCGCTGCCGAAGAGATTGGATCcatcccatcactgcagcacgGATGACCCATGGGGTGCACAGTACTTTGTACGCGGAGCTGCACCAGCACCCCGAGAAGTTTGCAAACTATCTACGGATGTCTGTAGAAACATTTGACAACCTTCTACCACGCATCAGTGAAAGGATCTGCTGCCAAGACACCCACCTCAGAAGGAGCATCTCGCCAGAGGAACGCCTCATTGTAACCCTCAG GATCCTGGCATCCGGTGAGAGTTTTTCGTTGCTCCACTTTCGCCTGGGAATTTCCACCATCTCTGGTGTTGTCCGGACCACTTGCGATGCCCTGTGGGATTGCCTTCTAGAAGAATATCTCCCACAACCTTCAGCAGAacattggcttaaaggggttgtgcgctgccctgcctttcggagctccgctcgcagcgtccagaaATTCATTActtcgaacgctgtgtgcgggcttccgtgttcgcggccggcccctcgtgacatcacacccgccccctcaatgaaaatctatgggaagggggcgtga